In Numidum massiliense, a single genomic region encodes these proteins:
- a CDS encoding YhfT family protein: MEMIIVILVGALAAVLANKGIAVFNDGLRPIVPEHIEGRLSRRELALTSFAMGFGLVIGFGIPFTLTASIILIHSIMLGTDIIGLATPNNKWGTPLAAVFGGAYGAALFAGLEGFVKLFDYLPVNFLEQMGEVGTPVVVTFMAFPALAVALQFSVKKGIWTFLVSAFVRQLAVWFNESGFLTFGGTTVTLNQEGMALITGMIFLFTYAIRQKPATEGATIDLAAVFSDRVSRIRKNVVYFMLMGGLVAAGTSLLIMAGDPISLNLLAEGKQTDAAIAALARAVGFIPLVASTAIATGVYGPVGFTLVFVVGLLIPNAWLAGIVGAVVIFAEVMLLSHIARFLDKYPGVRESGENIRTAMTRILEVALLIGGANAANAIAPGFGFFMIAGFYLLNEIAGRPIVRMAVGPIGAIAVGIIANLLVLVGLMPPPQ; encoded by the coding sequence ATGGAAATGATTATCGTCATTTTAGTCGGGGCACTCGCTGCGGTATTGGCAAACAAGGGGATCGCCGTCTTTAACGACGGTTTGCGTCCCATCGTACCCGAACATATCGAAGGGCGTCTCAGTCGGCGGGAATTGGCGCTTACTTCCTTTGCCATGGGGTTTGGTCTGGTGATCGGGTTCGGGATTCCGTTTACGTTGACGGCTAGCATTATTCTCATTCACAGCATAATGCTCGGGACAGACATTATTGGACTGGCGACACCGAACAACAAGTGGGGCACACCGCTGGCAGCTGTTTTTGGCGGTGCTTACGGGGCAGCTTTGTTCGCTGGGCTGGAAGGGTTTGTGAAACTGTTTGATTATTTGCCGGTGAATTTTCTCGAACAGATGGGTGAGGTTGGTACGCCAGTAGTCGTCACGTTTATGGCGTTCCCGGCACTGGCAGTTGCTCTCCAGTTTAGCGTAAAAAAAGGTATTTGGACGTTTTTGGTGTCAGCTTTCGTGAGGCAACTCGCTGTTTGGTTTAACGAAAGTGGGTTTTTAACTTTTGGTGGTACGACGGTGACCTTAAACCAAGAAGGGATGGCTCTCATTACGGGGATGATTTTCCTCTTCACGTACGCCATTCGACAAAAGCCGGCCACAGAAGGTGCAACGATCGATTTGGCAGCCGTCTTTAGTGACCGCGTCAGTCGCATTCGTAAAAATGTCGTCTACTTTATGCTAATGGGCGGACTAGTCGCTGCCGGTACGAGTTTATTAATTATGGCTGGTGACCCGATTTCCCTCAATTTATTGGCGGAAGGGAAGCAGACGGATGCGGCTATTGCGGCGTTGGCACGTGCTGTAGGGTTTATTCCGCTCGTCGCTAGTACGGCGATTGCGACCGGTGTGTACGGGCCGGTCGGGTTTACGCTCGTGTTTGTCGTCGGCTTGTTAATACCGAATGCTTGGTTGGCCGGGATCGTTGGCGCGGTCGTCATTTTTGCCGAAGTAATGTTGCTCAGCCACATCGCGCGCTTTCTCGACAAATACCCAGGTGTACGGGAGTCGGGTGAGAACATTCGCACCGCGATGACGCGCATTTTAGAAGTGGCGCTGCTGATTGGTGGCGCGAACGCCGCGAATGCGATTGCCCCGGGATTCGGATTTTTCATGATTGCTGGC